A single window of Ischnura elegans chromosome 8, ioIscEleg1.1, whole genome shotgun sequence DNA harbors:
- the LOC124164337 gene encoding uncharacterized protein LOC124164337 isoform X5, with the protein MAHKQNLERDAITPMNATTDTQIAVGAYVNAKQIIWRWKASVAQNLEPDVMALTNATTDMQHAVGAYANAKGIIRRRKESVAQHQDLERDAITPMNAQTDMQIAVGEYANVKQIIRRWKASVAQNLEPDVMALTNATTDMQHAVGAYANAKGIIRRRKESVAQV; encoded by the exons ATGGCCCACAAGcag AACTTGGAGAGAGATGCAATTACACCTATGAATGCTACTACAGATACGCAAATTGCAGTTGGGGCATATGTGAATGCGAAACAAATTATATGGAGATGGAAGGCATCTGTCGCCCAG AACTTGGAGCCAGATGTAATGGCACTGACGAATGCTACGACAGACATGCAACATGCCGTTGGGGCGTATGCGAATGCGAAGGGAATTATACGGAGAAGGAAGGAGTCTGTCGCCCAG CATCAGGACTTGGAGAGAGATGCAATTACACCTATGAATGCTCAGACAGATATGCAAATTGCAGTTGGGGAATATGCGAATGTGAAACAAATTATACGGAGATGGAAGGCATCTGTCGCCCAG AACTTGGAGCCAGATGTAATGGCACTGACGAATGCTACGACAGACATGCAACATGCCGTTGGGGCGTATGCGAATGCGAAGGGAATTATACGGAGAAGGAAGGAGTCTGTCGCCCAG